From a single Lewinella sp. LCG006 genomic region:
- a CDS encoding NAD-dependent epimerase/dehydratase family protein: protein MKKAVVLGAGGFIGSHLVKRLKSEGYLVTGVDLKYPEFAATEADEFIIGDLREEEVCKHVLCTKPDEVYQLAADMGGAGYLFTGAHDAEVMHNSALINLHTAKWATHFSVGKVFYSSSACIYPKQNQTNPDDPRCYEASAYPADPDSEYGWEKLFSERLYASFHRNYGLEVRIARFHNVYGPEGTWQGGKEKAPAAICRKVAQARNGDKVEVWGDGRQTRSFLYIDDCLDGIRQFMASDFMGPVNIGSEEMISINDFTEMIIDISGKSLDIRHVEGPQGVRGRNSDNALIRERVGWHPRYTLREGIEQTYLWIAGQLNQQQEIIDLQRLHQA, encoded by the coding sequence ATGAAAAAAGCAGTGGTACTCGGGGCGGGCGGCTTTATCGGAAGCCATTTGGTAAAACGGCTAAAATCCGAAGGCTATTTAGTTACCGGAGTCGATTTAAAATACCCGGAATTTGCCGCTACAGAGGCCGACGAGTTCATTATCGGAGACTTACGCGAGGAAGAAGTTTGCAAGCATGTTTTATGTACTAAACCTGATGAGGTTTATCAACTCGCCGCTGACATGGGAGGAGCAGGGTATTTGTTTACGGGCGCCCATGATGCGGAAGTAATGCATAACTCTGCCTTGATAAATCTCCATACCGCGAAATGGGCCACCCATTTTTCCGTCGGCAAAGTCTTTTATTCTTCTTCTGCTTGTATTTATCCCAAACAAAATCAGACCAACCCCGATGATCCTCGCTGCTACGAAGCATCAGCCTATCCCGCAGATCCTGATAGTGAATATGGTTGGGAAAAGTTATTCAGCGAGCGTTTGTATGCGTCCTTCCACCGAAATTATGGGCTGGAAGTAAGGATCGCTCGTTTCCACAATGTTTACGGCCCTGAAGGAACCTGGCAAGGGGGCAAAGAGAAAGCCCCAGCGGCTATTTGTCGGAAAGTAGCTCAGGCTCGGAATGGTGATAAAGTAGAGGTATGGGGAGATGGTCGTCAGACCCGCTCTTTTCTGTACATCGACGACTGCCTGGATGGTATTCGGCAGTTCATGGCCAGCGACTTTATGGGACCAGTAAATATTGGCTCTGAAGAGATGATTTCCATCAATGATTTTACGGAAATGATCATCGACATATCAGGTAAATCGTTAGATATTCGACACGTTGAAGGCCCTCAGGGCGTTCGGGGTCGGAATTCCGATAATGCGTTGATTCGCGAGCGGGTAGGCTGGCACCCTCGGTATACTTTACGCGAAGGCATTGAGCAAACCTATCTATGGATTGCGGGCCAACTCAATCAACAGCAAGAGATTATAGATCTTCAACGGCTCCACCAAGCTTAA
- a CDS encoding GNAT family N-acetyltransferase, whose protein sequence is MHLRQYGLVLESLRPAYLELLRNWRNDPEIRQHMEYQAYISPEMQHRWFTQVHTIENFYFVILESLRPVGLIHLSAVDDETGQAGLFIGEPKYQGSTVPIRASLSLLDFAFHSLYLEYVTAKVKKDNLTAIQYNSALGFKVWKEAEHPDFYWMIVDREGYNTGAKSLKNAAALLGDPRLKLTLEGDQALDVMIENDLQRRRATLSGNSSLQIGKD, encoded by the coding sequence GTGCATTTAAGACAATACGGATTGGTGTTAGAAAGCCTGCGGCCTGCTTATCTGGAGCTGCTGCGCAATTGGCGTAATGATCCCGAGATACGGCAACACATGGAGTACCAGGCCTACATCAGCCCTGAGATGCAGCACCGTTGGTTTACCCAAGTCCATACGATTGAGAACTTCTATTTTGTGATTCTGGAAAGCTTGAGGCCGGTTGGTTTAATTCACTTGTCAGCTGTGGATGACGAAACGGGACAGGCAGGTCTTTTTATTGGTGAACCCAAATACCAAGGATCTACCGTACCGATTCGGGCATCCTTGAGTTTACTGGATTTTGCGTTCCATTCCTTGTACCTGGAATACGTAACGGCCAAGGTAAAGAAAGATAACCTGACGGCCATTCAATACAATAGTGCCTTGGGCTTTAAGGTCTGGAAAGAAGCGGAGCATCCCGATTTTTATTGGATGATAGTGGACCGAGAAGGGTACAATACGGGGGCAAAATCCCTGAAAAATGCAGCAGCCCTACTCGGTGATCCCAGGCTTAAGCTGACCCTGGAGGGTGATCAAGCCTTGGATGTCATGATCGAAAACGATCTGCAACGTAGGCGCGCCACTCTAAGCGGAAATTCATCGCTACAAATAGGGAAGGATTAA
- a CDS encoding acyl carrier protein: MNIKDFVTQLAEEFDDEPQPIEAHTAFRSLDMWSSMQALIVIARINEDYEVLLSEEDLQQSQTFADLFDRVVALK; encoded by the coding sequence ATGAATATTAAAGATTTTGTTACTCAGCTAGCGGAAGAATTTGATGATGAACCGCAACCCATTGAAGCCCATACGGCGTTCAGGTCACTAGACATGTGGAGCTCAATGCAAGCTTTAATCGTCATCGCCCGGATCAATGAGGATTACGAAGTATTGTTATCTGAAGAAGATTTGCAACAAAGCCAAACGTTTGCCGATTTGTTTGATCGAGTAGTAGCGCTTAAATAA
- a CDS encoding glycosyltransferase family 2 protein — protein MSSCHYSIVTSAYQTAAFLEELLERIDLTMQQVEGDYEVICVDDRSLDNSWEVLKKVQLDKTYPLRLIRLAHNHGQHRALLCGLQAARATKAVVVLDSDLQNPPEEIPRLIEAFQEYHPQVVYGVAKEKRQASWRNLGSRILGRFLLREGALTPYASPYKLLSRKLVDQLITSRFEYVFLDAMISWYTKDVRMVEVIQKERIHGKSSYPLGKLLRMSMQIIINYTALPLRVMTYGGLIVALLCFGLGIYFIINKIFFAVPLGFTATIVIITFGLAIIIFSLGIIGEYIRRLYFAQLGKPSFHIQEISECI, from the coding sequence ATGTCATCCTGCCATTATTCCATTGTTACCTCCGCCTACCAGACGGCTGCTTTTCTGGAAGAGCTTCTGGAACGGATTGACTTGACTATGCAGCAGGTAGAAGGCGATTATGAAGTGATTTGTGTAGACGATAGGAGTCTCGACAACAGTTGGGAAGTTTTGAAGAAGGTGCAATTAGATAAAACGTACCCGCTAAGGCTGATTCGTTTGGCCCATAATCACGGACAGCATCGTGCACTGCTTTGCGGTTTACAGGCGGCAAGAGCTACCAAAGCGGTTGTTGTTTTGGATTCTGACCTGCAAAATCCCCCCGAGGAAATTCCTCGATTGATAGAAGCCTTCCAAGAATATCACCCCCAGGTCGTTTACGGGGTCGCGAAGGAAAAACGGCAGGCAAGTTGGCGAAATTTAGGTAGCCGAATTTTAGGCCGTTTTTTACTGCGCGAGGGAGCACTTACGCCTTACGCCTCTCCTTATAAACTACTCAGTCGGAAACTGGTCGATCAACTGATCACCTCTCGATTCGAGTATGTTTTCCTGGATGCAATGATCAGTTGGTACACCAAAGATGTTAGGATGGTGGAGGTGATCCAGAAAGAGCGTATCCATGGTAAATCAAGCTACCCTTTGGGCAAATTATTGCGAATGAGTATGCAAATCATCATCAACTATACAGCACTTCCATTGAGAGTGATGACCTATGGTGGGCTTATCGTCGCTTTGCTTTGCTTTGGATTAGGAATCTATTTTATCATCAATAAGATTTTCTTCGCGGTGCCCTTGGGTTTTACAGCTACCATTGTGATTATTACCTTTGGGCTGGCGATTATTATTTTTTCGCTAGGTATAATTGGGGAATATATTCGTCGCTTGTATTTTGCTCAATTGGGCAAGCCCAGTTTCCACATCCAAGAGATCAGCGAGTGCATTTAA
- a CDS encoding phytanoyl-CoA dioxygenase family protein, whose translation MEESNLFQDSSLQEQFDREGYLVIPFLSVDEVAQLRDHYRQHFSEPPPHFYSSTFISDAERKAEIHLPIQRLLQPKVDHCFKDFQPLGCSFLVKPPGAGGKMQVHQDWTVVDESRFCSLTIWIPLVDTTAENGAIRVLPRSHRFFDQLRGPSIPVVYEQRYAEIWSQMDVLEMKAGQAFVFNQALIHASNENCSDHDRVAVTYGLIPAAAQLQFYHLNEAKKVEAYEVETDFFQYYTEIGQRPTLGRQVAEYAVDLSPISSFTLQKKINQSKRMKPIFQDTAMQAQFDEQGYTVKRVFNPEQVDELLAYFHSLSLKDQTGYGFFVSMDDPQRQLVEEITDTLFAKAIPQVMPHFKDAQAFTAAFVTKDSNPKGVVPVHQDWTFVDQEGDYYSVNCWVPLMDVTIENGALGVIKGSHRFLTDVRPSPSPQVVSPLRDHMFSLFPYVQVVELKAGEAIFFDNRTFHASPPNVTDEQRIVIGMGFTHQDAQLCHYFMKPDGRQQALLKYHIDTAFFRKYNNALLGQMYDEGKVIEDYPLVATLPYQPLQLDTDELVDSIKAAGNTMNVALIEKLAKLFNYNLDGSQKTPPVQQDTEPVPQEKTPAIEERSFWQIYTPMNILREIRHRIFEVYTPMNILREIRYRLTGK comes from the coding sequence ATGGAGGAAAGTAACCTTTTTCAGGACAGCTCACTCCAAGAACAGTTTGACCGGGAAGGCTATCTCGTCATCCCCTTCTTGTCTGTGGATGAAGTTGCACAGCTGCGCGACCATTACCGGCAGCATTTTTCGGAGCCTCCGCCTCACTTTTACTCCAGCACCTTTATTAGCGATGCGGAACGTAAAGCGGAGATTCACCTACCTATTCAGCGTCTTTTGCAGCCGAAGGTAGACCACTGTTTTAAAGATTTTCAACCGCTCGGCTGTAGCTTCTTGGTGAAGCCTCCTGGTGCTGGTGGGAAAATGCAGGTGCATCAAGATTGGACGGTGGTGGATGAAAGCCGCTTTTGCTCCCTCACCATTTGGATACCCCTGGTGGATACTACTGCCGAAAACGGAGCCATTCGGGTGTTGCCGAGGAGTCACCGCTTTTTTGATCAGCTGCGTGGTCCCTCGATTCCGGTGGTTTACGAGCAGCGCTACGCGGAAATCTGGTCGCAAATGGATGTTTTGGAGATGAAAGCGGGGCAAGCCTTTGTTTTCAACCAGGCCCTGATCCACGCCTCGAATGAAAACTGCTCAGATCACGATCGGGTAGCCGTCACCTACGGATTAATCCCCGCAGCGGCCCAGTTGCAGTTCTACCATCTGAATGAAGCCAAAAAGGTGGAAGCATACGAGGTAGAGACCGACTTTTTTCAGTACTATACTGAAATCGGTCAGCGGCCTACCCTTGGGCGGCAAGTTGCCGAGTATGCGGTGGATTTAAGCCCCATTTCGAGTTTTACTTTGCAAAAAAAGATCAATCAATCCAAACGGATGAAACCCATATTTCAAGATACGGCGATGCAGGCCCAGTTTGATGAACAAGGCTACACCGTCAAGCGTGTTTTCAACCCGGAGCAAGTCGATGAACTGTTGGCTTATTTTCATTCGCTTTCGCTAAAGGACCAGACTGGCTACGGTTTCTTCGTCAGCATGGATGATCCGCAGCGGCAATTAGTGGAGGAGATTACGGATACACTCTTTGCGAAAGCGATCCCTCAAGTAATGCCTCATTTCAAAGATGCACAAGCTTTTACAGCTGCTTTTGTTACCAAAGATTCCAACCCCAAAGGCGTAGTGCCCGTGCACCAGGATTGGACCTTTGTGGACCAGGAAGGCGACTACTATTCGGTCAATTGCTGGGTACCATTGATGGATGTGACCATCGAGAACGGGGCCTTAGGCGTGATCAAGGGGAGTCACCGCTTCCTGACGGATGTGCGGCCGTCGCCTTCGCCGCAGGTGGTCTCTCCCTTGCGGGATCATATGTTTTCGTTATTCCCTTACGTTCAGGTTGTAGAGCTCAAGGCCGGAGAAGCTATTTTCTTTGACAACCGTACTTTTCACGCGTCTCCGCCCAATGTGACGGACGAGCAACGAATCGTGATCGGTATGGGCTTCACGCACCAGGACGCCCAATTGTGCCATTACTTTATGAAACCAGATGGCCGACAGCAAGCGCTGCTGAAATACCACATTGATACAGCTTTCTTCCGGAAATACAACAATGCCCTGTTGGGGCAAATGTACGACGAGGGAAAGGTCATTGAAGATTACCCCCTGGTGGCGACCTTGCCTTACCAGCCACTCCAGCTGGATACTGATGAATTGGTCGACAGCATCAAAGCCGCCGGTAATACGATGAACGTGGCCCTGATTGAAAAGCTGGCCAAACTATTCAATTATAACTTGGATGGTTCGCAAAAAACACCACCCGTTCAGCAAGACACTGAGCCGGTGCCACAGGAAAAAACACCTGCTATAGAGGAACGCAGTTTTTGGCAGATCTATACCCCGATGAATATCCTGCGGGAAATCCGCCACCGTATTTTCGAAGTGTATACGCCGATGAATATTTTACGGGAAATCCGCTACCGCTTAACGGGTAAGTGA
- a CDS encoding phytanoyl-CoA dioxygenase family protein, which yields MLRKTFLDPELEAQFQKDGYVIIPFISDEEVATLKQAFFDSLPMSGGNILAGETGVDMDEITYDFTFIDKNPEFKKKVFNIIAEYFQPHADRILDRYRPIIANYIRKKATGGEVPLHQNWAFVDETQATSVSIWCPLVDSNEENGTLQLVPGSHKRYGRYRGPMVPWELEGIKHDIIENYLVPANIKAGQAVVLDDSIVHYSAINKTQGLRLAIQLIMLPQEMPSIHYYLDHSKSPTQVEVLEVDHDFYMEFNPWKKPENVKRLRTIPFRPNNLSREEFAAQLFQPRFDEAIPKGGLFQRLKTLFN from the coding sequence ATGCTTAGGAAAACATTTCTTGATCCCGAGTTGGAAGCCCAGTTTCAAAAAGATGGTTACGTAATTATCCCCTTTATCTCGGATGAGGAGGTAGCTACCCTGAAACAGGCTTTCTTCGATTCATTGCCGATGAGTGGGGGGAATATACTGGCAGGGGAAACGGGGGTAGACATGGATGAAATCACCTATGATTTCACATTTATCGACAAGAATCCTGAGTTCAAGAAAAAGGTATTCAACATCATTGCGGAATACTTTCAACCTCATGCAGATCGAATACTAGATCGGTATCGCCCGATCATAGCCAATTATATCCGCAAAAAAGCAACCGGAGGGGAGGTACCCTTGCACCAAAATTGGGCCTTTGTGGATGAAACTCAAGCGACCTCCGTTTCTATCTGGTGCCCTTTAGTAGACAGTAATGAGGAAAACGGCACCCTTCAACTGGTGCCGGGGAGCCACAAGCGCTACGGTCGCTACCGGGGCCCTATGGTCCCTTGGGAATTGGAGGGGATCAAGCATGATATTATCGAAAATTATCTGGTGCCAGCAAATATCAAAGCCGGACAAGCAGTAGTGCTGGATGACAGCATTGTCCACTACTCCGCCATCAATAAAACGCAGGGCTTACGTTTAGCGATTCAGCTGATTATGCTACCGCAGGAGATGCCCTCCATCCATTACTACCTGGATCACTCGAAATCCCCCACACAGGTGGAGGTGCTGGAAGTTGACCATGATTTTTATATGGAATTCAATCCCTGGAAAAAGCCTGAGAATGTCAAACGCCTCAGAACCATCCCTTTTAGGCCGAACAACTTAAGCAGGGAAGAATTTGCCGCCCAGCTTTTTCAACCGCGTTTTGATGAAGCGATTCCTAAAGGGGGCTTGTTCCAGCGCTTGAAAACACTATTTAATTGA
- a CDS encoding phytanoyl-CoA dioxygenase family protein has translation MFTLPKMRKVFKDEALQASFEEHGYVVVPYYNEAEIAELKQLYQELHPVDEQGFFPSTFSKDKHYRQTADSEIRRIGGRRMEKFLTDHQVVCGSFIVKSPGPESVMQVHQDMTLVDESEFTGINIWCPLIDLTETNGVLYVLKGSHRLVPTYRGSTIPGVYDDVQEEIIDFMEPLFLKAGEAVIFDQSIIHYSPPNLSEEVRIVTNTYFTHQEARFQTAYCDPKNHPGQVELFAQDDNFMTNFEQFGENIYDRPKIGRSLGWVDYDFPKLTLADLERTYGKLQKREKPVERKVPAIFKDPEQQALFDRQGYITLPFLSKEQIEQLDQYFDETHRQLPASGFVSDSYSGDFELKKKASDKIVAVFQQSYDRFFQNYTPFGGSYLYKIPSEDSDLVLHQDWTIVDEEQHIALNVWVPLCDIHAENGPLMVLPGSHYPSFPVLRAPTLPFFFTGNEEVVMKHLIPLYVKAGEAVVLNQSLIHYSPPNRSDHIRKAITAGVKTQGAPMIFHYYDQEKGAPELEAFAQEDDFLIRFENFFEDIFQRPKMGTSLGTKAYRLPQPEPAVLEKTVLRMLVKAGHATEIVGPELDELPQESQKQAATDERSFWETYTLGNILREIKHRLFYNS, from the coding sequence ATGTTTACGCTCCCCAAGATGAGGAAAGTATTTAAAGACGAAGCTCTGCAAGCCAGTTTTGAGGAGCATGGCTACGTAGTCGTACCTTATTATAATGAAGCGGAGATTGCCGAGTTGAAACAACTTTACCAGGAGCTGCACCCGGTGGATGAGCAAGGCTTTTTCCCCAGTACTTTTTCGAAAGATAAGCACTATCGCCAAACGGCAGATAGCGAAATTCGCCGTATTGGTGGACGCAGGATGGAAAAATTCCTCACCGATCATCAGGTCGTTTGCGGGAGCTTCATCGTCAAATCACCGGGGCCAGAAAGTGTGATGCAGGTTCATCAGGATATGACTTTGGTGGACGAATCGGAGTTTACGGGCATCAATATCTGGTGTCCTCTAATAGATTTGACCGAAACGAACGGCGTGCTGTATGTGCTCAAGGGCAGCCATCGCCTCGTTCCTACCTACCGCGGTTCGACCATTCCAGGGGTTTATGACGATGTGCAGGAAGAGATCATCGATTTCATGGAGCCCTTGTTCCTGAAGGCCGGTGAGGCCGTTATTTTTGACCAAAGCATCATTCATTATTCGCCGCCGAACCTGTCGGAGGAGGTTCGGATTGTGACGAACACCTATTTTACCCACCAGGAAGCACGTTTTCAAACGGCTTACTGTGACCCAAAGAACCATCCTGGGCAAGTAGAACTCTTCGCACAGGATGATAACTTCATGACGAATTTTGAGCAATTTGGGGAGAATATCTACGATCGACCCAAGATTGGTCGAAGCCTTGGTTGGGTAGACTATGACTTCCCTAAGCTAACGCTGGCGGATTTGGAGCGTACTTACGGGAAGCTCCAAAAGCGAGAAAAGCCCGTAGAACGCAAGGTGCCCGCCATTTTCAAAGATCCGGAGCAGCAGGCATTATTCGACCGTCAAGGCTATATCACGCTGCCCTTTTTGTCCAAGGAACAGATCGAGCAACTGGATCAATATTTTGATGAAACACACCGCCAGCTTCCCGCCAGCGGCTTCGTTTCCGATAGCTATTCCGGCGACTTTGAGCTAAAGAAAAAGGCCAGTGATAAAATTGTAGCGGTATTTCAGCAGAGTTACGATCGGTTTTTTCAAAACTACACGCCTTTTGGAGGATCGTACCTCTACAAAATACCTTCGGAAGATAGTGACCTGGTGCTTCATCAGGACTGGACCATTGTGGATGAAGAGCAGCACATTGCCCTTAATGTGTGGGTTCCACTTTGTGATATACATGCAGAAAATGGGCCCTTGATGGTGTTACCTGGAAGTCATTATCCTTCCTTTCCCGTCTTGCGCGCACCTACATTACCATTTTTCTTTACGGGCAACGAGGAGGTGGTTATGAAGCACCTGATCCCGCTGTACGTCAAAGCTGGCGAGGCGGTGGTGCTCAACCAGAGCCTGATTCATTATTCCCCTCCAAACCGTTCAGACCATATCCGCAAAGCGATCACCGCCGGGGTGAAGACCCAGGGGGCTCCCATGATTTTCCACTATTACGACCAGGAAAAAGGCGCACCCGAATTGGAAGCCTTTGCCCAGGAAGATGATTTCCTGATTCGCTTTGAGAATTTTTTCGAAGACATTTTTCAACGGCCGAAGATGGGGACTTCACTGGGAACCAAAGCCTATCGCTTACCGCAACCGGAGCCTGCTGTTTTAGAAAAAACGGTTCTAAGAATGCTGGTAAAAGCAGGACACGCTACCGAGATTGTGGGACCTGAACTTGATGAGCTGCCTCAGGAAAGTCAAAAACAAGCAGCAACCGACGAACGATCCTTTTGGGAAACGTATACACTCGGCAATATCCTGAGAGAAATCAAGCACCGCTTATTTTACAACTCATGA
- a CDS encoding 3-oxoacyl-ACP synthase III family protein: MANFSVSGIEIQAIAAAVPQQLVSTANSPLLEAAQEQQHFIKNVGIAHRRVASAEHTAADLCLAAAEKVLDQLQWDKATIDVLCLVTQTPDYLTPGTSTILQDRLGLSQSCLCFDINLGCSAFPYGLATVVNMLKAMPGARGLLLIGDKSSQLVSPTDKSTALLFSDAGSAIALANTGSAEQMHFSLFSDGSGYRDLMVKGGGGRYPFGEDSLTKKLVREGVERHALHLEMNGIAIFNFTIRQVLPTIKELMKTHGKRVEEVDFFVFHQANRIINESLRKMLKIPVEKCPSILHDFGNPSSASIPLTVVQQLREPLGQGAHQLLASGFGVGLSWGNVLFSVKELPIIPLIEIG, translated from the coding sequence TTGGCTAATTTTTCCGTATCAGGTATTGAAATCCAGGCTATAGCGGCGGCTGTGCCGCAACAGCTGGTGTCTACGGCAAATTCTCCGTTGCTGGAAGCAGCACAAGAACAGCAGCATTTTATCAAAAATGTGGGAATTGCCCATCGCCGGGTGGCAAGCGCTGAGCATACGGCAGCAGATTTGTGCCTGGCCGCAGCGGAGAAGGTGCTGGATCAATTACAATGGGATAAAGCCACCATAGATGTCTTATGCCTGGTGACTCAAACACCAGACTACCTGACACCCGGTACTTCGACTATCCTGCAGGATCGACTGGGTTTATCTCAAAGCTGCTTGTGTTTTGATATTAACCTGGGGTGTTCGGCTTTTCCTTATGGTTTGGCAACGGTGGTGAATATGCTCAAGGCCATGCCCGGTGCTCGGGGGCTTTTGTTGATTGGTGATAAATCCAGTCAGCTGGTTTCACCTACGGACAAGAGTACGGCACTGCTTTTTTCGGATGCTGGTTCAGCGATAGCGCTAGCGAATACGGGAAGCGCCGAACAGATGCATTTTAGCCTTTTCTCCGATGGTAGTGGCTATCGCGATCTAATGGTAAAAGGTGGTGGAGGGCGCTATCCTTTTGGCGAAGATTCTTTAACGAAAAAGCTGGTACGGGAAGGGGTAGAACGCCACGCACTCCATCTGGAAATGAATGGGATCGCTATCTTTAATTTTACTATTCGACAAGTACTTCCGACGATCAAAGAACTTATGAAAACGCATGGCAAAAGGGTGGAAGAAGTAGACTTTTTTGTGTTCCATCAGGCCAACCGAATTATCAATGAATCCCTGCGGAAGATGCTCAAAATTCCGGTTGAAAAATGCCCGTCGATCTTACATGATTTTGGTAATCCCAGCTCGGCCTCCATTCCACTGACGGTCGTACAACAACTCAGGGAACCTTTGGGACAAGGGGCTCATCAGCTGCTGGCGTCGGGTTTTGGGGTCGGCTTATCCTGGGGTAATGTCCTGTTTTCGGTCAAAGAGCTGCCGATTATTCCGCTGATTGAGATTGGCTAA
- a CDS encoding SGNH/GDSL hydrolase family protein, with protein MKDAVQSRKVFLLVLCSSMLFALKIVSLFLLFEEKMGTSVYLSMVLITPVILCLTLTLIGIANRRSWALNTFLLAFFAILPTFLLGFIHIWKFHWAYYPFLLLEVFCFLTAMIQLIRLPKDFWKPNTSTAWKKLLRPDFLTLPFFLLALLEFGLFSLGISPSVIQGNPYFHPVDSLVVWQDYSADEYGLTHVNAQGAELAANGTWLGKERTKESDPYRTYSFSTISIFEDWTLLREAPPTLPFAHLLADLKQRPDTLLDELDRAHLEFLNRPINSHGYRSIPFKNYATDRPTVLLLGDSFTFGWSARPWFGSFADHLRALGYVVYNAGISGTGPDQYAAAAKVFIPMLKPDYVIVNFFVGNDILYFPVETKPYEMVYYPTNAGVMMARPTYERIPTAEEAFQFYLNQYYIPLNSFFNKFCAYTSVGSIFWRLGKRFSIFQSITNAPNQEYFERNLMHRSTRPVSEAYLLEIEALCQQEGSQFVCSIIPDLKNLRPDLDKDYPDLFQSITPVIIQLSEKDYNLKDTHFNLQGHERYSRFLDSLMRSIPAN; from the coding sequence ATGAAAGATGCCGTTCAAAGCCGAAAAGTATTCCTATTGGTACTGTGTTCCAGTATGCTCTTTGCATTGAAAATTGTGTCGCTTTTTCTTTTGTTTGAAGAAAAAATGGGCACTTCCGTCTATTTGTCCATGGTATTAATTACGCCCGTCATTCTCTGCCTGACGCTCACTTTAATTGGCATTGCCAACCGGCGATCCTGGGCTTTAAATACTTTTTTGCTAGCCTTTTTCGCCATCCTGCCTACCTTCCTTCTAGGCTTTATTCATATCTGGAAATTCCACTGGGCTTATTATCCTTTCCTCTTGCTGGAGGTTTTTTGCTTTTTAACTGCGATGATTCAATTAATCCGTCTACCCAAGGATTTCTGGAAGCCAAACACCAGCACTGCTTGGAAAAAACTCCTGCGACCTGATTTCCTGACCTTGCCCTTCTTTCTGCTGGCTTTACTTGAATTTGGCTTATTTTCCCTGGGTATCAGCCCTTCCGTCATCCAGGGCAATCCTTATTTTCATCCCGTTGATAGCCTGGTGGTTTGGCAAGATTACTCGGCAGACGAATATGGCTTGACCCACGTGAATGCACAGGGCGCTGAGCTTGCCGCGAACGGCACTTGGCTAGGCAAAGAAAGAACGAAAGAATCTGACCCGTACAGGACCTACTCGTTCTCCACCATATCTATTTTTGAGGATTGGACCCTACTCAGAGAAGCGCCCCCTACCCTGCCTTTCGCTCACCTTCTGGCGGATTTAAAACAGCGGCCGGACACTTTGCTCGACGAACTTGACCGGGCTCATCTTGAATTTCTGAATCGCCCCATCAACAGTCATGGCTATCGGAGTATTCCCTTTAAGAACTATGCTACGGATAGACCTACCGTTTTACTCCTTGGCGACTCCTTTACTTTCGGCTGGTCGGCACGACCTTGGTTTGGATCATTTGCGGATCACTTGCGTGCTTTAGGTTACGTGGTTTACAATGCGGGCATTTCAGGTACTGGTCCAGATCAATATGCCGCCGCCGCAAAGGTGTTTATTCCAATGCTAAAGCCAGATTATGTGATCGTCAATTTCTTTGTAGGCAATGATATTCTTTACTTCCCCGTCGAAACGAAACCTTACGAAATGGTCTACTATCCTACCAATGCCGGTGTAATGATGGCGCGGCCCACTTACGAGCGCATTCCAACAGCGGAAGAAGCATTTCAATTTTATCTCAATCAATACTATATTCCACTAAACAGCTTTTTCAATAAATTTTGTGCCTACACCTCAGTAGGATCCATCTTTTGGAGGCTAGGCAAACGATTTAGTATTTTCCAATCCATAACCAACGCTCCCAATCAGGAATATTTTGAACGGAACCTGATGCATCGATCGACAAGGCCCGTCTCCGAAGCTTACCTTCTAGAAATTGAAGCACTTTGTCAACAGGAAGGGAGTCAATTTGTCTGTTCCATCATTCCTGACCTCAAAAATCTCCGGCCTGACCTGGATAAAGATTACCCTGACTTGTTTCAAAGCATAACCCCCGTTATCATACAGCTCAGTGAAAAAGACTACAACCTCAAGGATACCCATTTTAATCTACAAGGGCACGAACGCTACAGCCGTTTTCTGGATAGTTTGATGAGATCAATTCCCGCTAACTGA